In a single window of the Tigriopus californicus strain San Diego chromosome 2, Tcal_SD_v2.1, whole genome shotgun sequence genome:
- the LOC131877189 gene encoding uncharacterized protein LOC131877189, which produces MNYSLTFELLLYVNVFYFGLYSCLEFALIVYKAFNLPAYQFSSKNLINDLILLTFLVIFETIRLILGQKHEATDFDKDLNAVFRLLVLTVPNMYLVAFFSFWQTYVTRLELALGVIMLIFQGSQMVASFFVLGQKYWPRKSNKS; this is translated from the exons ATGAATTACTCATTGACGTTCGAATTGTTACTCTATGTGAATGTCTTCTATTTTGGGCTGTACTCATGCTTGGAATTCGCTCTCATTGTCTATAAAGCCTTCAATTTACCGGCCTACCAATTCAGTTCCAAGAATCTCATCAATGATCTCATTCTACTCacatttttggtcattttcgagACCATTCGAttgattttgggacaaaaacATGAAGCA ACGGACTTTGACAAGGACCTGAATGCGGTGTTCCGCCTCTTGGTCCTCACCGTTCCCAACATGTATTTggtagcatttttttctttttggcagACCTATGTGACTCGATTGGAATTGGCCTTGGGCGTGATCATGCTCATCTTTCAAGGCAGTCAAATGGTGGCCTCCTTTTTCGTTTTAGGCCAGAAATATTGGCCTCGAAAGTCCAACAAATCCTAA
- the LOC131877188 gene encoding phosphatidylinositol 4-kinase beta-like, which yields MDSPSSVQVLDLDRTSLATSGIGESLHSGSSGVASQELLPGSPNLSPPPPACPLGAISKSWLLRLFESKLFDSSMAMAYAFKSKEPGVLGYIGNKLFTYSDQDLEFYLPQMVNMYLMHREVAEVLHPYLIHRCRKSVDFSLQCAWLLEAYGSSASVHCKKKGHAAKLRQLILSGELMPKAAALEARFVDMVDKFHPSHNGRMKNLYPLMGHKKTHVRSRSDATGLMNSPYLKPYHGHPHYNVHFQGGHQGPHPHQTHLLPSTLSRLYPELKPRLALGDLTSGRAFDNGCSCFESCQAAVNDLRGNRTHCSCGAPRLAPQQEFIKVLIGIGRLLSTLSDKEAKTQRLSAELTLLNLNLPARVWIPVHSQDLQHFVVRIPPQAASVLNSKDKAPYIIYVEVVETCDMDTSPTPEKITGNLRHVRSEEQINPPDHSSETNSSSSSSTSHGHGLVESSSLSSLAVHHNFYMQTMEVDSPDCWSQDDDEWTLQQYPGRYRRNLDRDTISQMSIDSTDSREPVFVAAGDIRRRLSECLKDAPSGFRHDPEDPSASVLKEPWADKVKRIKESSPYGHLPRWQLLSVIVKCGDDLRQELMAYQLLVMLQRIWTEEHVPLKIRPYRILVLSSDSGMLEPVLNTVSLHQIKKHSKMSLFEYFKQEFGEPNSEGFLTAQRKFVESCAGYCVVSYLIQVKDRHNGNILLDNEGHIIHIDYGFILSSSPRNLGFENSPFKLTPEFVEVMGGQDSDMFKYFKILILQGLVAAKKHSDKITSIVDIMRAGSQLPCFNSSASAVQSMKSRFHMNLTEDQLHALVDSMVEQSIYSLTTKIYDGFQYLTNGIL from the exons ATGGATTCCCCTTCTTCGGTCCAGGTCCTGGATCTGGATCGCACCTCCTTGGCCACCTCCGGCATCGGGGAGAGTTTGCACAGCGGGTCGTCGGGCGTGGCCTCTCAAGAGTTGCTGCCGGGCTCGCCCAACCTCTCGCCGCCCCCGCCGGCGTGTCCCTTGGGCGCTATTTCCAAATCCTGGCTCCTCCGGCTGTTCGAGAGCAAACTCTTTGACTCGTCCATGGCCATGGCCTACGCCTTCAAATCGAAAGAACCCGGGGTGTTGGGCTACATTGGCAACAAGTTGTTCACGTACTCGGACCAAGATCTGGAGTTCTATTTGCCGCAAATGGTCAATATGTATCTGATGCATCGCGAAGTGGCGGAAGTGTTGCACCCGTACTTGATTCATCGGTGCCGCAAGAGTGTGGATTTTTCGTTGCAATGCGCTTGGCTTTTGGAGGCGTACGGCTCAAGTGCGAGTGTGCATTGTAAGAAGAAGGGTCATGCGGCCAAACTGCGGCAATTGATCCTATCCGGCGAATTGATGCCCAAGGCCGCGGCTTTGGAGGCCCGATTCGTGGACATGGTGGATAAATTCCACCCGAGCCACAATGGGCGGATGAAGAACCTGTACCCGTTGATGGGTCATAAGAAGACTCATGTGCGGTCCCGCTCGGACGCCACAGGCTTGATGAATTCGCCCTATCTGAAGCCCTACCACGGCCATCCGCATTATAATGTCCATTTCCAAGGCGGTCATCAGGGACCGCACCCGCATCAGACCCATCTGTTGCCGTCCACCTTGTCTCGGTTGTACCCGGAACTCAAGCCACGATTGGCTTTGGGTGACTTGACCTCGGGTCGAGCCTTCGACAACGGTTGTAGTTGCTTTGAATCGTGCCAAGCGGCCGTCAACGATCTCCGAGGCAACCGGACTCATT GCTCATGCGGTGCTCCCCGATTGGCGCCTCAGCAAGAATTCATCAAGGTGCTCATCGGCATCGGGCGTCTGCTCTCGACCTTGTCGGACAAGGAGGCCAAAACCCAACGGTTGTCGGCCGAACTCACTCTCCTCAATCTGAATCTTCCGGCCCGCGTGTGGATCCCGGTGCATTCCCAAGATCTCCAACACTTTgtggttcgaatcccgcccCAAGCGGCCTCGGTCCTCAACTCCAAGGACAAGGCGCCCTACATCATCTACGTGGAAGTGGTCGAAACCTGTGATATGGACACGAGTCCCACACCCGAGAAGATCACCGGCAACCTCCGCCATGTGCGGAGTGAAGAACAGATCAACCCTCCGGATCACTCCTCGGAGACCAattcctcgtcctcctcgtcgaCCAGTCACGGCCATGGCCTGGTCGAGTCCTCATCCTTGTCCTCCTTGGCTGTGCATCACAACTTCTACATGCAGACCATGGAGGTGGATTCTCCGGATTGCTGGTCACAAGACGACGATGAGTGGACCCTGCAGCAATATCCGGGCCGATATCGGCGCAATCTCGACCGTGATACCATCTCCCAGATGAGCATTGACAGTACGGACTCGCGGGAACCCGTCTTCGTGGCGGCGGGCGATATCCGCCGGCGACTCTCCGAGTGTCTCAAGGACGCTCCCTCGGGATTTCGTCACGATCCCGAGGACCCATCTGCCTCCGTTCTCAAGGAGCCTTGGGCAGACAAGGTCAAACGGATCAAGGAGTCCTCTCCCTACGGGCATTTGCCCCGTTGGCAATTGTTGTCTGTTATCGTGAAATGCGGGGATGACTTGCGGCAAGAACTCATGGCCTATCAGTTGTTGGTGATGCTTCAACGCATTTGGACGGAAGAGCACGTACCTCTGAAGATCCGACCCTATCGGATCTTGGTGCTCTCCAGTGATTCCGGCATGTTGGAACCCGTACTGAATACTGTGTCCCTGCATCAGATCAAGAAGCATAGCAAGATGTCGCTTTTCGAGTATTTCAAACAAGAGTTCGGTGAGCCCAATTCCGAAGGCTTCCTGACTGCTCAGCGGAAGTTTGTGGAGAGTTGTGCCGGATATTGCGTGGTCTCGTATCTAATACAGGTGAAAGATCGTCATAATGGGAATATTCTCTTGGACAATGAAGGCCATATTATTCATATTGACTACGGATTCATCCTGTCTTCCTCGCCTCGGAATTTGGGCTTCGAGAACTCGCCATTTAAACTCACGCCGGAATTCGTTGAG GTCATGGGTGGTCAAGACAGTGATATGTTTAAGTATTTCAAAATCCTGATATTACAAGGCCTCGTGGCGGCCAAGAAACACTCGGACAAAATCACCTCCATTGTAGACATCATGAGAGCAG GCTCGCAACTGCCGTGCTTCAATTCGTCTGCATCGGCAGTCCAAAGTATGAAGTCTCGATTTCACATGAACCTGACCGAAGACCAACTCCACGCATTAGTGGACAGCATGGTCGAGCAGTCCATCTACTCCCTCACCACCAAGATCTATGACGGGTTCCAATACCTCACGAATGGGATCCTATGA
- the LOC131877177 gene encoding ATP-dependent RNA helicase DDX42-like has product MRRGSSGRGGLYASFVSSSSSSSSSSRPSSTSDSLNRPYRGAEIPPPSNLSSSARRGGGFPPPACLDSRAGPAASSGLSVQDRASFNNPTPGISKHGYSSISSINASHLSWQETPIKKQRTEEEYFNDDDEEDLSAKKRKSQSDEMDLPYQPAPGSPGAAAAKEESDSEEDPLDAFMANLEQDVKKRGLNKVEASVTASSTATKKPKEMKGTRVDIEEADDEESYYKWLEDNPNAGRGPEDEDLAVEYDADGNPINPPHSKYIDPLPPIDHHAIKYEPFEKNFYNEHPDIASLSIIQVLDLQQKLGLNISGAIPPKPVTSFGHFGFDEPLMKAIRKSEFTQPTPIQAQGIPALLSGRDVIGIAKTGSGKTAAFLWPMLVHIMDQPRLSRGHGPIGLILVPTRELATQIYSEAKKFGKVYDLKVVCAYGGGSKWEQSKDFESGAEIAIATPGRMIDLIKMKVTNLERVTYLILDEADRMFDMGFETQVRSICDHVRPNRQCGLFSATFKKRIERLARDSLSDPIKIVQGSIGEASEDVKQIVKVMEVGGFKWNWLLNNLVEFTSTGSVLIFVTKKQNCEELAHNLHLKQIECRCIHGDLHQSERNEIIQKFKKKEFDILVATDVAARGLDISHIRTVVNFDVARDIDTHTHRVGRTGRAGIKGKAYTLITEKDKEFAGHIVRNLEAANQDVSKDLMDLAMKSSWFRNSRFKRGRGKGCQVDRPGLGMGSSSSSSSSTLSSFPALGHEQYAYGDSSAPKEVTASGESRISGLKMAFKHQYMSKFQKASNSEESDIGPAGVHPSIQEQMMPPPPGIGSPLAPQPQPPPSSMGSTNDAPRERKRKSRWE; this is encoded by the exons ATGAGGCGTGGATCATCAGGGCGTGGCGGTCTGTACGCCAGTTttgtctcctcctcctcctcctcgtcgtcgtcatcgcgACCGTCGTCGACCTCAGATTCGCTGAATCGACCTTATCGAGGGGCGGAAATCCCGCCGCCGTCCAATTTGAGCTCATCAGCACGACGAGGAGGTGGATTCCCGCCCCCAGCCTGCCTAGATTCACGGGCTGGTCCTGCGGCTAGTAGCGGTCTGTCCGTCCAAGACCGCGCTAGTTTCAACAACCCAACCCCAGGCATCAGTAAACACGG ATACTCGTCGATATCGTCAATCAATGCGTCTCATTTGAGTTGGCAAGAGACGCCCATTAAAAAGCAACGCACCGAAGAAGAGTACTTcaacgacgatgatgaagaagaccTATCCGCCAAGAAGCGCAAGAGTCAATCCGATGAGATGGACTTACCTTACCAACCCGCTCCCGGATCGCCCGGAGCGGCAGCCGCTAAAGAGGAGTCCGATTCCGAAGAAGACCCCTTGGACGCCTTCATGGCCAATCTAGAGCAGGATGTCAAGAAACGCGGCTTGAACAAGGTCGAGGCTTCGGTCACGGCTTCTTCCACGGCCACGAAGAAACCCAAAGAGATGAAAGGCACGCGCGTCGACATTGAAGAGGCTGACGATGAGGAGTCCTATTACAAATGGCTGGAAGACAATCCCAATGCCGGTCGCGGGCCCGAAGACGAGGACCTGGCCGTTGAATATGACGCCGATGGGAACCCGATCAACCCGCCCCATAGCAAATATATCGACCCGCTCCCACCCATCGATCACCATGCCATCAAATACGAACCCTTCGAGAAGAACTTCTACAACGAGCATCCGGACATCGCCTCCCTCAGTATCATCCAAGTCCTGGACTTGCAGCAAAAACTCGGTCTCAACATCTCGGGAGCCATTCCGCCCAAACCCGTGACGAGTTTCGGCCATTTCGGATTCGACGAGCCGCTCATGAAGGCCATTCGCAAGTCTGAATTCACTCAGCCCACGCCCATCCAGGCCCAAGGCATCCCGGCCCTCCTCTCTGGACGGGACGTGATCGGGATCGCTAAGACGGGCTCGGGTAAGACGGCCGCGTTCCTCTGGCCCATGTTGGTCCACATCATGGATCAACCTCGGCTGAGCAGAGGTCATGGTCCCATTGGTCTGATCTTGGTTCCCACGCGAGAATTGGCCACTCAAATCTATTCGGAGGCCAAGAAGTTCGGCAAGGTCTACGATTTGAAAGTGGTATGCGCTTATGGAGGCGGTTCGAAATGGGAGCAATCCAAGGATTTTGAATCGGGGGCGGAGATCGCGATTGCCACTCCCGGTCGGATGATCGACTTGATCAAGATGAAGGTTACGAACCTGGAGCGAGTGACCTATTTGATCTTGGATGAGGCGGATCGGATGTTCGACATGGGCTTTGAGACTCAGGTGCGGTCGATTTGCGATCATGTTCGACCCAATCGCCAATGCGGATTGTTCAGTGCCACCTTCAAGAAGCGAATCGAGCGGTTGGCCCGGGATTCGCTGTCCGATCCGATCAAGATCGTGCAAGGATCCATTGGTGAGGCCTCCGAGGATGTGAAGCAAATCGTGAAAGTCATGGAAGTGGGCGGGTTCAAATGGAATTGGCTGCTCAATAACCTGGTGGAGTTCACTTCTACCGGCTCGGTATTGATATTCGTGACAAAGAAGCAGAATTGCGAAGAGTTGGCGCACAATTTGCACCTGAAACAGATCGAATGTCGATGCATTCACGGGGATCTTCACCAATCCGAACGTAACGAGATCATTCAGAAGTTCAAAAAGAAGGAATTCGATATCCTAGTGGCCACCGACGTGGCAGCTCGAGGCTTAGACATTTCCCACATCCGTACCGTGGTCAACTTTGACGTGGCCCGAGATATCGATACCCACACCCACCGAGTGGGCCGGACCGGTCGAGCCGGCATCAAAGGCAAAGCATACACCCTCATCACCGAGAAAGACAAGGAATTCGCCGGACACATTGTCCGAAATCTCGAGGCTGCCAATCAGGATGTGTCCAAGGATCTCATGGACTTGGCCATGAAGAGCTCTTGGTTCCGCAATTCCCGGTTCAAACGCGGTCGAGGTAAAGGTTGTCAGGTGGATCGACCCGGTTTGGGCATGGgctcgtcttcgtcgtcttcttcttcgactTTGTCATCCTTCCCCGCCCTCGGTCATGAGCAGTACGCCTACGGAGACTCATCCGCCCCCAAAGAAGTGACTGCTTCGGGTGAGAGTCGGATATCGGGCTTGAAGATGGCCTTTAAGCATCAGTACATGTCCAAATTCCAAAAGGCATCCAATAGTGAGGAGAGCGATATCGGTCCCGCCGGGGTCCACCCCTCCATTCAAGAGCAAATGATGCCCCCGCCCCCGGGCATAGGCTCGCCCCTAGCCCCCCAGCCTCAGCCCCCGCCATCTTCGATGGGCTCGACGAATGATGCTCCTCGAGAACGAAAAAGAAAGTCTCGATGGGAATGA